From one Musa acuminata AAA Group cultivar baxijiao chromosome BXJ2-6, Cavendish_Baxijiao_AAA, whole genome shotgun sequence genomic stretch:
- the LOC135613412 gene encoding transcription factor ILI5-like encodes MSSRRSRVSEEEINELISKLQSLLPEARRRGGGRASAAKLLKETCNYIRSLNREVDDLSGRLSALMATMDNNSAEAEIIRSLLQS; translated from the exons ATGTCGAGCAGGAGGTCGAGGGTTTCCGAGGAGGAGATCAATGAGCTCATCTCCAAGCTGCAGTCCCTCCTTCCGGAGGCCCGCCGGCGAGGCGGCGGCAGG GCTTCAGCGGCGAAGCTACTGAAGGAGACGTGCAACTACATAAGAAGCCTCAACCGGGAGGTGGACGACCTGAGCGGCCGCCTCTCGGCGCTCATGGCGACCATGGACAACAACAGCGCCGAGGCCGAGATCATCCGGAGTCTGCTCCAGTCATGA